A window of Patagioenas fasciata isolate bPatFas1 chromosome 27, bPatFas1.hap1, whole genome shotgun sequence genomic DNA:
GGTTATAAAGAAAAAGAACTGGGACTCGAGATGGGGACGGGAAGGATAACGGGGTCTGTTTCCAGAGTTCATGTTTTCAGTGATAACTACTGGCCCTCCCCAGCTGGAGGTCCCGGGAGGGAGGCAGGATCCTCACGCTTTGTTTTAAAGACTTCAACCTCCAAAGCAGAAGAGATAGTAcccaaggggagaggaggagcagaagaaATAAGGGATCTCAGACTCAAACCCAGCCAAACAACCTTTCCATTGCGAACCGCAGCCGCTGGCTCGGCACCGCGGGGCTCCCCTCGGCGGGGCGCAGCAGCCGCGCACACCAACGGTTCCAAGTCCACGCGGCAAACGGGTGTTTTTATTCACAGACAGAGCCCTTTCCCCATCACACAACTTGAGGCTTCTCGTCCCAGAAGGATCCGGAGTCTCCGTGGCTCCAGAACTcaaaggggggttctggggacGCTGCTCCCCCCAGGCTCCCTCCCCTTGCTCTGCTCTGGAAGCCCCTTTCGCTGCTGATGTTggccagggagggagggaggacaaGGGACAGGGCCCCGGGGACAGAGGGGTGGATTAAGATTCATGAGTTGTTCGATGAGTTTTCGTTACTTGGtgagctggaggaagaggaggacgagGATGACGAGAAGTTCATCCCCGTGAGTTCGGGGGGGTTTGTGGCAGTGTTTTGTCCGCTTAAGCTTTTCCGGCACACGGGACACGTGTCGTGCTTTGGAGagcagacaaaaacaaaacaagaaatacGGGAAACAGGATTAGAGACACAACACGGGAGCAGCGCTCGGGGAAAAGGCCAGGATGACAATCCTCTGACCAAAGGTTGCTCGGGCTCAGGCCTCATTGGGGAGATGTGAACATACTTACAGGAAAAACACCCAAGTGCCCCAAAACCTCACTCACTAACCTGCTCGAGCCACGGGACTATGCAGCTGTCGTGGAAGAGATGATTGCACGGTAACTGCCGGACGTTTTCACCCACTGTGTAGTCTTCTTTACACACGGGACACTCTAACCCAGAATCTGGATCACGAAGGGAAGGGAAAACCACCACTGAGCAGCAGAGCGTGAAACTCCGAGTGCCCAGCTCGGCGTCCCGCCACCTTTTCCCCTTGGCCCCGCTGGCTCTTGTGCCTCCTGCCCCCGCCGCGGCTCCTTCCCTAGAGCAGACTCACGTACCTACATGTTCCTGGGTGATCTGTATGGTGGGGAGGGCCTGGATCTTCTCCTTGTCTGCTGGCGGTGGTCCAGTGTTTTCAAACTGATTTAGTAACTGAAAAACAATAGGCCACGGTGGCAGAAAGAAGATGTGAGCTCAGCAGCAACAGAATCTGCTCATTTACCGAGCCAGGGCACTCGAACCCCATACCGCCCGCACTGCGGACCTCATCTCCCATTTCTGCACCCTCGGGGCTTTGTCCCATGTCACAGCAACTGCTGCTGACTCTGCAGTGCTGCACGAGGGGGCAGGAGACGCCACCATAACGCTCATTTTACCTGCGTAATAATCGCATCCAAGCCGTTGGCGCCCCACGCATAGTCCATCGGATTTGAATGCAAGACTCCCCTGTAAGAACAAGGGCAACAATGAACTTTGGTGGGAGCGGGGACACTGTCAGAGAGAGTGGCACGGCTCCCAACTCACCAGGGCCCCAGTCCCAGGTTTGGAATTGTCGTAGGTGCGATAATGCCATTGACCAGCTGCTGGATAattctgaaagacaagaaaaccaGGATTATGTACGAAATCATACAACCAGGAAAACAACAGAACAACCAGGAAACGCTTTCTCACTGCTGCTTTAATGGTCAGAGCTCCCAGCCGCACCGCGGTTCCCACCACCATGCACAGGGGAACGGTCCCGGTAAACTAAAGGCAAGAGCTGCCAACAGCCACAGCCCAACCGCCCGAGTTCGCGGGGCAAAGCCGGGACCAGCACTGGAGCCTCCTGAGAGCGCGAGGAACAGGGACGGGTTGATCCTCAGCCAACTCTCATCCGTGACAAACCCCAGGGCTCCCTTCCCCCGAAGCGGCTGCGGTTCTCACCCCTCCAGCGTGGGGACGCCCTCGTGCCTGCCCGCAGCACGGCGCGTGGCCAGGCGGGCCCGCGGCTGCCTCGCGCCGTAGCGGTGCCGAGACTGATGCTCCCGCTCCCGCCGGTTCTCCGAGTCCCTGTTGTCTTCCGACGGCGCGTTGGACCCGAAGGGAAACTCAAAGCTGTCATCGAAGATCCCGAAGGCGAACTGGCCGTAGCCCTGCGGCAAGGTGAACAAGTGCTGATCCACGTTCTGGGAGGAAGAGAATGGAGGGAATAGCTTGTGAAGGGCGGAGAAATGGCTCTTGGCTGTCATGCCTGGTGTCTGCCCAGTTTCCAACAAAGACCAGTCTCTCCAGATCCCCATGACGCACTCGCCTCGGCTGACCCAGGCAGGTCAGCACCCCCAGAGCAGCTCTGTGAGGAGCACAGGCTGGAACTACATGTGCAGGTAGGAAAACATAACTTCCCAGGTCACTGCTGCGTCTGGAGCCGAGGCTACTGCACAGCAACACACCGGGCAGCTCCCGAAATCTCAGCTCAGCCCCCTTGCGACACAAGTAATCTACAAGTGATGGTGCTATCAAAAGCACGCAGTAAAATCTGACATGCAGAGATTTCAGGAGCAGCACACGGATGACAGTAACACCTTTCCTAAATTTTGTCATAATCCAGGGAGCATTTAAACAACGTCCTAATGGAAAAATACTTGAGTGGCAAAGCAGAAGCGGTGGGGGAGCTGGCAGGACTCACCTCGAAGGGATGCCGGCTCTGATCGCTGGCTGCCGTGGAGGAGCTGCTCTCACTCTCAGTGTTCCTGTGAAGGAGGAGCACTGGTCAGCATCAGGAGGGTCCCCCCAAAAGCTCTTCCCAGCAGAGGAGAGCAAGGGACACGAGTTTGACAGGGACAGCAGCCGCCACAGCACAAGGGATGCGACCGATTCGTTTTTGTGCTGAGCCAGAGCTCGAGGGGACCGTGAAGGTCTCACCTTCCCCAGCTCCACACAGAAACCCGCCTGCCCTCAGCTGCTCTTTGGCTAATTGTTCATCtcaattttcatttttctctcccaCATCTTCACCCATCCCTTTCAGATTCTGATTCCATGAAGCGACAGAGATGAACCACCATGTCAGGCAAGGATTCCCTGCACAATCCCCCCCGAACAAACCAGTTAATCCCCCAGAGCTCCAGGAAGGGAGGACTTAAGGTACAAACTGATCACTGTGACCCAACCATGCTTAAGTCTAATCCTGAATCAAAGGAACTCCTATTGCAGCGGCATGTGACCAGGCGGGACAGATTATCAGGAAAACTCTTAGTGCTGTTGGAGAGCTGCAGGAACATTTACTGCTTGGTGTCCAGGCCGGTGCTTTGACATTCAACAGCACCAATAAACCAAAGCTCAGCACCAACACGACTCTCCCAAGGTCACAGCAAACGAGCAGCATGGTCAGGATCAGCCAGGATTGATTTCAGGCTGGTGCAGTCAGACCAAACGTCACCTGCTCAGCACAGACACCACGTCCCTGCCCGTCTCAATGCCACCGAAACGTTTCAAGACGTTTCGCCTGCTCCGAGCCAGCCGCGATGCATGTGAATGCGGATCTCGGCGGCCCCGGTGCAGAGTCCAAAGTCCCAGTCCAAACCTTTCGCTGTTGGTTCTCCAAGTTATTAAATTACAGCCGAAGCGGACGTACACACTCTGTTCCACAGGTTCCCCTCTCGGAGGGTTATCTCTGCCCCGATGACTCAAACAGCTCAGAGCCGCCACATGCCATGGGGAAAGCCCTTCTACCGTGCTTTTGTGTTCATTTTAACGCAACTCATTCCAGCTCCACCCTGTAGCAACCACCTGTGACACTCAACATCACTGGGGCTGAGTGACCTGTAAATGCAAACTATGCGAATTAAGCACTATACACCCATGGTGAGGGAAGACGACCCAAATATTgggcagaaggaataaaaatagcGCATGTAGCACGCAACATTGCCTTTTAActcaaaaagaaggaaagagcaaAGCAGACTGAGTTCACTCCAGCAACAGCCATCAGAGCAGCATGTTACCTCGGCTCTTCGGGGAGTTCTTCAATAAAACCAGATTCACACCGTGGGCAAATGTAGTCCTGCGGGAGAAGAAATATTGAATGAGAAAAGGAAGAGGTACATAAAAGGTGTGATGAGGTGGAGGGTCCTGCAGCTCTTCATCCCAAACACATCACGATTACAGAGCCTGAGCCCCCAAACCGCTGGTATTTGCCTTCTCCAGACCAGCAAGGCAAATTGTTAAGCCTGAGCCCGTCTGGAATGTGGCTTCAGAAAAGATCTGGATAACGCTAATTAATCCCCAGTGTAGACAAGGCATTAGATAACATCTGATGGAGTTCTGGGTGAAGTGAAAGCAAAACCACCAGCCTTCCAGCCCAGCAGCGCTCAAACACCCGGTTTTAAACAGCTGCGTCTTTTGGGGACCTGTCCCTGCCCCAAACATCCTGATGACAGGAGTGGGAGGGACTCGCAGCCCACGCTGCTGTCACTGATGTCACCTGGGGGGCTCACAGCACAGTGAGGTCATGGAGACAGTGCCCGAGTCCCACGCTCTGGCGCTTAGGGCTGGTGACAGAAAAGCTGCTGCCACCCGTGTGGCCTCTGCCAAGGACAGAACACGCTGAGCAAACAGCAGCAGGGTTCCTCAGGAAACCATCACTCTTCCCCGTGATTCCTGGTGCTAGCAAGGAATTTAAACCACACAACCATGCTGCCAGAGCTCCCAGAGCGCTCAAGATCCTGAAAGGAAATTACTTCACTTCTCAGTGCCCAAAAAGCAGCTGCACTGAGTCAGAAGAGGAAGCGACAGCCCCTGTGCCCAACGGCCGAGGCGGAACAGCCACTGCTGCAAACACAACCGCCCAAAACCCACGCTGGCAAAGCCCGCTCGGCGTGGAAGAGACTGAAGAGCTTCTAAAAATAATACTGCttccctttgctgctgctgcgctAGAACTGGCACAGGCCCTCAGACAAAGTCGATGGATTTCCCCAAAAGAGGTGCTGGGCCGTGGGTCTGCCCCAATAGCAGGTCTGGGACGGCTCCTACAGAACGTTCTGATAAGGCCCAAGCACGAGGCGGCAACGGCAGCGACCGCGCGGCGCTGCCCCGGCCTGCCCGGCCCGATAAGGACGTGGCGAACGCCGGGACCTGAGGCAGGCGCGGAGGAGTCGCCGCTTCCTCTCTGCGCAGGTTGTGAAACACCCGGGTCTACGCAACCTATACAACGTTGGATTTTGAGAGCGTTTCTACACCATTCACATTCTCCAAGTTGGCTCCCGGCACACGAGAACTCCCATGTCAAACACAGAGCAGCTGTCTCtgtgatgccccatccctgtttTACCTCCCAGCAGTGGCACGCTGGGGTAAACGGGGTAAAGCAATGGGGTAAAGCACCGCGGAAGCCGCAGCGAGCAGCTCCCAGCGCCCTCCGCTCTGCTCCGCGAGGCTTTTTCCTGCGCGCTCAGCTCGGAACACAGGGGTCAGCACATTCCTCTGCAGCTGGACCAGCACAAATGTCATCGTTGGTTGTTTCTCAGGCTGTTGGAATCTCTCCTTTTGCAGCATGTGCTACGGTACCTCCAGCAGCTCGGGCTGCAAACAGCAAGCGAAAGCGAATGAACTTGGACCCCAACACAAGTTCGTTAACTGGCAATTATCTAAAGCTGGAGTCACAGCAGCAGCTGTCAGTACGTCCACAACAAGCCCAGGACGGGGTGTTTAAACAGAAACAAATGACAGATATTCTGAGGTTACAACCTCCGGCTCCACAGCCACTTTCTCCAGCCCATGTCCACATCTCACAGGAGCATTATCAGGAGTTTTGTCCTCATATGTAAATACAAGCTGAGATCTACCAGCAAGGCCTGCCCTCACCTGACCAGAAAGAGTGATAGAGGAGGCGAAGGGACAAACAGCACGTCACAAAACCAAACTGGCACCCAAGTCTAATCAACCGTGACAACGAGATACCTATGCTCACAGTCGGGCTATTGGGTGACACTTAAAATTCAATAAACTTTAACAAAAAGCAACAACGAGACGCTGTGGAAAGTTTCACCacaaacagagcctggcaggatCCTTGGAATCCAATTTAACACCTCGCAACAGCTGGCAGGCGATGGACAGCACACCCAGTCCCAGCCCCTATGGTGTGTGAGCCGGTTCCACCGCAACAGCCAACGCTCCCGAGCCCACACGGGACACTCGCTCATCCCGGCGGGTTCTGCAGGTGACCCAGCGTGTGCAGGTCACCTGTGTCCCTGCCTACAGCTGGTACCACCCGGGGAGCTTTTCCTACACCCCCCGAAATCCTGAGAGGGACAAAAAATCCGCCCCCGCGTTGCCCCTCAGAGCTCCTGCCCCTCCAGACACAGCCCGGGGTGCGGGGGTGTCACCCATGCGGGGGCGAGCgaccgggctgggccgggcagagCTGCCGCCCGGGACCCCCTCCCCATCGCCCGGGGCTCCCGAACCGCGGCGGCACCCACTCCCCCGGGGCCCGTCCCGCCCCCCCGGGCCCGGTGTCCCTCCCGCCCCGCCGGCGTCCGTCCCACCTCCCCCGCCGGGCCCGAGgtccgccccgccgcccccgtccCCAGCGGCCGCTTCCCCTCGGCCGGGGGCACCACATCCCCGCCCCAGTCCCTCCTACCGCCCCAACCGCACCCCGCAGAACCGCCCCCCCCGGGCCCGCAGCCCCAACGCCCCCGCTCCCTGCCCCGGCCCCCCCAGGCCTCACCCCACgtgcccgccccgccggggcccAATCCCCCCGCCACCGGCTCCCTCATTTCCCACCGGACCGCGGCCGGGCCCCCACCCCCGCTCACGGGCAGGCGCGGGGCGATCTCGGCCGAGCAGCAGTGGCAGAAGAACCGTCCCGGCTGCGGTGAAGCCTCCGCcatcttccctccccccccccgccgcccggccccgccccgcccagcGACGCGCGGCGGAGAACGACGGCGGCCGAGCGGGGACAAGCAAAGAAGGCGCAGCGGAAACGCGGGAGAAAGGGGCGGGGCGACGCTGCCGGGGAGGTGGAG
This region includes:
- the RNF126 gene encoding E3 ubiquitin-protein ligase RNF126, whose translation is MAEASPQPGRFFCHCCSAEIAPRLPDYICPRCESGFIEELPEEPRNTESESSSSTAASDQSRHPFENVDQHLFTLPQGYGQFAFGIFDDSFEFPFGSNAPSEDNRDSENRREREHQSRHRYGARQPRARLATRRAAGRHEGVPTLEGIIQQLVNGIIAPTTIPNLGLGPWGVLHSNPMDYAWGANGLDAIITQLLNQFENTGPPPADKEKIQALPTIQITQEHVDSGLECPVCKEDYTVGENVRQLPCNHLFHDSCIVPWLEQHDTCPVCRKSLSGQNTATNPPELTGMNFSSSSSSSSSSSPSNENSSNNS